A portion of the Streptomyces erythrochromogenes genome contains these proteins:
- a CDS encoding threonine/serine exporter family protein, whose translation MAEADGAEDRKPQSDEAHSAFTPPAGIEPEVSGDDQPTSEFVRPPNTGPVPPEPEGSAFAAPATYSAAQSPPAYTPGQGFPVAQMKESPWQDRMRTMLRMPVDVRPVPDLVQRPSEAGPAVGRVLDLTLRIGELLLSGGEGSEDVEAAMFAVARSYGLDRCEPTVTFTMLSITHQPSLVDHPVSASRTVRRRGTDYTRLAAVFRLVADISTPDTDISLEEAYRRLAEIRRNRHPYPTWVLTAAAGLLAGAASILVGGGVLVFFAAALGAVLGDRLAWLCAGRGLPEFYQFVAAAMPPAAFGVALKLAEIENIKASAVITGGLFALLPGRALVAAVQDGLTGFYITAAARLLEVMYLFIGIIMGVLVVLYLGLQLGASPKPEEVLQITQRPLIQIAASMVLVFTFAILLQQERSTVWIVTLNGGVAWVTFGALHYAGGIPPVPSTAIAAGLVGLFGQLFSRYRFASALPYVTAAIGPLLPGSATYYGLLLIAEDRLNEGLGSLVNAAAIALAIAIGVNLGSETSRLFMRIPGAASAKGRAAAKRTRGY comes from the coding sequence GTGGCGGAGGCCGACGGGGCGGAGGACAGGAAGCCCCAGTCCGACGAAGCGCACAGCGCCTTCACGCCGCCTGCCGGCATCGAGCCGGAGGTGTCCGGCGACGACCAGCCCACCTCGGAGTTCGTCCGCCCGCCGAACACCGGACCGGTCCCCCCGGAGCCGGAGGGCTCGGCGTTCGCCGCGCCGGCCACCTACAGCGCCGCGCAGTCCCCGCCCGCCTACACCCCCGGCCAGGGCTTCCCCGTCGCCCAGATGAAGGAGTCGCCCTGGCAGGACCGCATGCGCACGATGCTGCGCATGCCGGTCGACGTGCGCCCCGTACCGGACCTCGTGCAGCGGCCGAGCGAGGCGGGGCCCGCCGTGGGCCGCGTACTCGACCTGACGCTGCGCATCGGCGAGCTGCTGCTGTCGGGCGGCGAGGGCTCCGAGGACGTGGAGGCCGCGATGTTCGCCGTGGCCCGCTCCTACGGGCTGGACCGCTGCGAGCCGACCGTCACCTTCACCATGCTGTCGATCACGCACCAGCCTTCGCTGGTCGACCACCCGGTCTCGGCGAGCCGGACGGTGCGCCGCCGGGGCACCGACTACACCCGCCTGGCGGCCGTGTTCCGGCTGGTGGCCGACATCAGCACACCGGACACCGACATCTCGCTGGAGGAGGCCTACCGGCGCCTCGCCGAGATCCGGCGCAACCGGCACCCGTACCCCACGTGGGTGCTCACGGCGGCCGCCGGGCTGCTCGCCGGGGCCGCCTCGATCCTGGTCGGCGGCGGGGTGCTGGTCTTCTTCGCGGCCGCGCTCGGCGCGGTCCTCGGGGACCGCCTCGCCTGGCTGTGCGCCGGGCGCGGGCTGCCGGAGTTCTACCAGTTCGTGGCCGCCGCGATGCCGCCGGCCGCCTTCGGGGTGGCGCTCAAGCTCGCGGAGATCGAGAACATCAAGGCCTCCGCCGTGATCACCGGCGGGCTGTTCGCGCTGCTGCCGGGGCGGGCCCTGGTCGCGGCCGTGCAGGACGGCCTGACGGGCTTCTACATCACCGCGGCCGCCCGGCTCCTGGAGGTCATGTACCTCTTCATCGGCATCATCATGGGCGTGCTGGTCGTGCTCTACCTCGGGCTCCAGCTGGGCGCCTCGCCCAAGCCGGAGGAGGTCCTGCAGATCACCCAGCGGCCGCTGATCCAGATCGCGGCGTCGATGGTGCTCGTCTTCACCTTCGCGATCCTGCTCCAGCAGGAACGCTCCACGGTGTGGATCGTGACCCTCAACGGCGGGGTGGCCTGGGTGACCTTCGGGGCGCTGCACTACGCGGGCGGGATCCCGCCCGTGCCGTCCACCGCCATCGCGGCCGGGCTGGTGGGCCTCTTCGGGCAGCTCTTCTCCCGCTACCGCTTCGCCTCGGCCCTGCCGTACGTCACGGCCGCCATCGGGCCGCTGCTGCCCGGCTCGGCGACGTACTACGGGCTGCTGCTGATCGCCGAGGACCGGCTCAACGAGGG